Below is a genomic region from Thermus islandicus DSM 21543.
AAAGCCCAGCCCCCCTATAATGGCAAGGGCATGATCCTGGTCACCGGGTTTGAACCCTTCGGGGGGCTACCCCACAACCCCTCCCAGGCTCTCCTTGCCCTCCTGCCCGAAAAGGTCCGGGGAAGGCCCTTGAGGCAGGCCCTCCTGCCCGTGGACGCCGAGGGGGTCGGGGAAGCCCTCCAAGCCCTCTACCGCGAGGGGCCAGAGGCCGTCCTTCACCTGGGCCTGGCCGAGGGCCGGCCCCTCCTCTCCCTGGAACGGCTGGCGGTGAACCTCTTGGACTTTGAGCGTCCGGACAACCGCGGGCGCAAGCTGGAGGACGTTCCCATCGTTCCCGGGGCGCCCTTAGCCCTGGCGGCCCGCTTTCCCGTCAAGGCCGTGCTCGCCCGCTGGAAGGAGGCGGGCATCCCCGGAAGGCAAAGCCTCTCGGCCGGGAGCTACCTCTGCAACCAGGTCTTCTACCTCTCCCTCTTTCACCTACCAGAAAGCGT
It encodes:
- a CDS encoding pyroglutamyl-peptidase I; translation: MILVTGFEPFGGLPHNPSQALLALLPEKVRGRPLRQALLPVDAEGVGEALQALYREGPEAVLHLGLAEGRPLLSLERLAVNLLDFERPDNRGRKLEDVPIVPGAPLALAARFPVKAVLARWKEAGIPGRQSLSAGSYLCNQVFYLSLFHLPESVPVGFLHLPPDEALALERPGPYVPLEVQARAVLLALEAL